In one window of Acidobacteriota bacterium DNA:
- a CDS encoding DUF2961 domain-containing protein has product MRKAAPLIMMLALAAPAMAQNFSDWLGQLPEPHSYVLKRVSSYDRTGGNEDYRHVDPGQTFTVLDEPGPGAITHVWFTIADPELYHLKKIVLRMYWDGEANPSVEAPIGDFFGLGLGDYFAYQSVPLAVGEAKALNSFFPMPFKRHARITVTNEGSEAIRALYFNIDYRAYSNPLPEDTLYFHAEYNQCAPCTAVASDGKNLDGKNNYLWVDAKGRGQFVGVTMSVLENKDGWWGEGDDMFFIDGEKLPSINGTGTEDYFLGAWDFGGQAFAYGLFGAPVVGPERQGARWSVYRFHLDSPIPFTKSLRATIEHGTANNRGDNYYSVAYWYQTEPHVPLPALPPVEERLPRMQAANQ; this is encoded by the coding sequence ATGCGGAAGGCCGCGCCTTTGATCATGATGCTCGCCCTGGCGGCGCCCGCCATGGCGCAGAACTTCAGCGACTGGCTTGGGCAGCTCCCTGAACCTCACTCTTACGTCTTAAAGCGCGTCTCGAGTTATGACCGGACAGGCGGAAATGAAGATTACCGCCACGTTGATCCGGGCCAGACGTTTACGGTGCTTGACGAACCCGGGCCCGGAGCCATCACCCATGTCTGGTTCACCATTGCGGACCCCGAACTCTATCATCTTAAGAAGATTGTCCTGCGCATGTACTGGGACGGCGAGGCCAATCCCAGCGTCGAGGCGCCCATTGGAGACTTCTTCGGCCTGGGCCTGGGCGACTACTTCGCCTACCAGTCGGTTCCACTGGCCGTGGGAGAGGCCAAGGCGCTCAACAGCTTTTTTCCCATGCCGTTCAAAAGGCATGCTCGGATCACCGTCACCAACGAGGGCAGCGAAGCCATCCGGGCTCTATACTTCAACATTGATTACCGTGCCTACTCAAATCCTCTGCCGGAAGATACGCTCTATTTCCACGCGGAATACAACCAGTGCGCTCCGTGCACTGCGGTCGCGAGCGACGGGAAAAACCTCGACGGCAAGAACAACTATCTCTGGGTGGATGCCAAAGGCCGTGGGCAGTTTGTCGGCGTAACCATGTCGGTGCTGGAAAATAAGGACGGATGGTGGGGCGAGGGCGACGATATGTTCTTTATCGATGGAGAGAAGCTGCCGTCCATCAATGGTACCGGCACGGAGGATTATTTCCTCGGCGCGTGGGATTTCGGTGGCCAGGCTTTTGCCTACGGCCTGTTCGGTGCGCCGGTTGTGGGCCCTGAACGGCAGGGCGCCCGGTGGTCCGTGTACCGCTTCCACCTCGATTCGCCAATACCCTTCACCAAGTCCTTGCGCGCAACCATCGAGCACGGTACAGCCAACAACCGCGGCGACAATTACTATTCCGTAGCGTATTGGTACCAGACTGAGCCGCACGTGCCGCTGCCGGCTCTTCCGCCGGTGGAAGAACGGTTGCCACGAATGCAGGCGGCGAATCAGTAA
- a CDS encoding hydroxyacid dehydrogenase, with protein MARRQMRKQHRLKVVLVGNVAAKAADHLKALINAPSTIVPFPINHEDSRLLKELANADVAVGHFFTERMARAARSLKLLQAPNAGVDAFRADLLSPQTTVANAYFHGPGLAEYVIMMVLALRRDLLNLDAQFRKGAWIGSWTKGEIPPEEVFGRSLGLVGYGTIGREVATRARALGMPIKVISAHPPKKKPRDVDFWKGPAALPQLLKESDYIVLACPLNKETRGLIGSREFAQMKRSAFLINVARGAVIQEEALFRALEQQRIAGAAIDVWYRYPKNDKPFRPSRFPFHKLSNLVMTPHVAGWTLGTRQKRFQLVAENIDRLVEGRHLLNVVQGPRRHSRAEWDATS; from the coding sequence ATGGCAAGAAGGCAAATGAGGAAACAGCATCGGCTCAAAGTGGTCCTCGTAGGCAATGTGGCCGCGAAGGCCGCGGACCATCTTAAAGCCCTCATCAATGCTCCTTCAACCATTGTCCCATTTCCGATCAACCATGAAGATTCCCGGCTGCTCAAAGAATTGGCAAACGCTGATGTGGCGGTTGGGCACTTCTTCACCGAAAGGATGGCGCGCGCCGCACGGAGCCTGAAACTGTTGCAGGCCCCGAACGCCGGAGTGGATGCTTTTCGGGCCGACCTGCTTTCTCCTCAAACCACCGTTGCCAATGCTTATTTTCACGGTCCCGGACTTGCCGAGTATGTGATCATGATGGTCCTCGCTCTGCGCCGGGACCTGCTGAATCTCGATGCGCAGTTTCGGAAAGGCGCCTGGATTGGCTCATGGACAAAGGGTGAAATTCCTCCGGAAGAGGTCTTTGGGAGGAGCCTGGGGCTGGTTGGCTATGGAACGATCGGCCGCGAAGTCGCCACGCGCGCGCGGGCGCTGGGGATGCCCATTAAGGTGATCAGCGCTCATCCGCCGAAAAAGAAACCGCGCGATGTCGACTTCTGGAAAGGTCCGGCAGCCCTGCCGCAGCTTCTGAAGGAATCCGATTACATCGTTCTTGCGTGCCCGCTGAACAAAGAGACGCGAGGCCTGATTGGCTCGCGGGAGTTTGCGCAGATGAAGCGCAGCGCCTTCCTCATTAACGTGGCGCGAGGGGCAGTGATCCAGGAAGAAGCCTTATTTCGGGCGCTCGAACAACAACGAATTGCGGGCGCCGCCATCGACGTATGGTACCGTTACCCGAAAAATGACAAGCCCTTCCGGCCGTCCCGTTTCCCGTTCCATAAACTGTCAAACCTCGTGATGACCCCTCACGTTGCAGGCTGGACGCTGGGCACGCGGCAGAAGCGATTCCAATTGGTTGCGGAAAACATTGACCGGCTGGTGGAAGGAAGACACCTGCTGAACGTTGTACAGGGGCCACGCAGGCACAGTCGCGCGGAATGGGACGCCACTAGCTGA
- a CDS encoding C-terminal binding protein: MCVSVQALRLVVFTEREEGPVCGLDQKVIREAGGTIKYGRAGSLADRVALAKSAEVLIASTAPMRREFLQQLPQLKGIVRLGIGVDSVDLDAATDLGIVVANVPEFCQDEVAEHALGLLLAVTRKIVLADRLTRQGKWVVGIQERMLPMRRLRGQTLGLVGFGRIAQRLTGMAKALGLRVIAADPYVTPEIAEAAGVSLLPLEELLPQADIISLHVPLTSETRYLINSDAFALMKRGAILINTARGPVVDEVALEKALADGILGGAGLDVLETEPPRIPHPLLEFDNVVVTCHYASCSFEAYADLRNGVSEQAAQILRGEFPRHLVNIPLKGLPQCRLRDPGVQSQGAQG, from the coding sequence ATGTGTGTGAGCGTGCAAGCATTGCGTCTGGTTGTATTCACGGAGAGGGAAGAGGGCCCTGTCTGCGGGCTTGATCAGAAGGTGATCCGAGAGGCTGGCGGCACCATTAAATACGGCAGAGCGGGCAGCCTGGCTGATCGCGTCGCCCTGGCGAAATCAGCGGAAGTCCTGATCGCAAGCACGGCCCCGATGCGGCGGGAATTTCTTCAGCAACTCCCGCAACTGAAGGGAATCGTGCGGCTGGGTATTGGAGTGGACTCCGTTGATCTCGACGCCGCCACCGATCTGGGAATCGTGGTGGCGAATGTGCCGGAGTTCTGCCAGGACGAGGTGGCCGAGCATGCCCTCGGCCTGCTGCTGGCGGTGACGCGCAAGATCGTTTTGGCCGACCGGCTGACCCGCCAGGGGAAGTGGGTTGTCGGGATTCAGGAACGCATGCTGCCGATGCGGCGGCTAAGGGGCCAGACGTTGGGCCTGGTCGGATTTGGCCGCATTGCGCAAAGACTCACGGGCATGGCCAAAGCGCTCGGCCTTCGCGTCATTGCTGCAGACCCTTACGTGACGCCAGAGATTGCCGAGGCGGCGGGTGTGAGTCTGCTGCCGCTGGAGGAACTGCTTCCGCAAGCCGACATCATTTCTCTTCATGTTCCGCTCACTTCTGAGACCCGCTACCTGATCAACTCTGACGCCTTTGCGCTGATGAAACGCGGGGCCATCCTGATCAACACTGCGCGTGGCCCGGTGGTGGATGAGGTCGCGCTGGAAAAGGCCCTCGCGGATGGCATTCTGGGCGGCGCGGGCCTGGACGTTCTTGAAACTGAGCCACCCAGGATTCCCCATCCGCTCCTCGAGTTTGATAACGTAGTGGTAACATGTCACTACGCCTCGTGCAGCTTTGAGGCCTACGCCGACCTGCGCAACGGCGTTTCGGAACAGGCGGCCCAGATCCTGCGCGGCGAGTTTCCCCGGCATCTTGTGAACATCCCTTTGAAGGGCCTGCCCCAGTGCAGGTTACGGGACCCCGGCGTGCAGTCCCAGGGCGCACAGGGTTAA
- a CDS encoding Crp/Fnr family transcriptional regulator, whose product MTSLDAIATLRRVPFFAVLGEEDLRRLAGHCVVRFLGKEELLFSEGDRCEGMYVVQSGAIKVFKMADTGREQVLVIERAGSTVGELPVFDGGNLPASAAALEDSSLLFLPKREFLDLCRQNSEVAFAVIRSLAWRFRYLTALVEELSLKEVSHRLARFLRDRALSAGVRTRRGVEFPLEESNQQIAAEIGTVRDLVSRNLRRLVDHKIIKMERRKVIVLNMADLEEQIAGTKRAAG is encoded by the coding sequence ATGACCTCGCTTGATGCCATCGCGACGCTGCGTCGGGTCCCTTTTTTTGCCGTTCTCGGTGAAGAGGATCTCCGGCGCTTGGCCGGCCATTGTGTCGTCCGATTTCTCGGAAAAGAAGAACTGCTGTTTTCCGAAGGCGACCGATGTGAAGGCATGTACGTCGTCCAATCTGGCGCCATCAAGGTGTTTAAAATGGCAGACACCGGCCGCGAGCAGGTCCTGGTGATCGAGCGAGCGGGCTCGACGGTGGGCGAACTGCCGGTTTTCGACGGCGGCAACCTGCCCGCTTCCGCTGCAGCCCTCGAGGATTCCAGCCTGCTCTTTCTTCCCAAGCGGGAGTTTCTCGACCTGTGCCGGCAGAACTCCGAAGTTGCCTTTGCTGTCATTCGGTCGCTCGCGTGGCGCTTCCGTTACCTGACTGCACTGGTGGAAGAGCTTTCGCTCAAAGAAGTCAGCCACAGGCTGGCGAGGTTTTTGCGCGACCGGGCGCTATCGGCGGGGGTCCGGACGCGGCGTGGGGTCGAATTCCCGCTCGAGGAATCCAACCAGCAGATCGCTGCTGAAATTGGCACTGTCCGGGACCTGGTTTCCCGAAATTTGCGCCGACTGGTCGATCACAAGATCATCAAAATGGAGCGGCGGAAAGTGATCGTGCTGAATATGGCTGACCTGGAAGAGCAGATTGCGGGGACGAAGCGCGCGGCCGGCTAA